Proteins encoded in a region of the Lycorma delicatula isolate Av1 chromosome 6, ASM4794821v1, whole genome shotgun sequence genome:
- the LOC142326010 gene encoding winged helix repair factor 1-like isoform X1, which produces MNKRKISDYYGFKKRPYGITHNYLESETNNCDIGSTLQELKKTFKQNDKNPPIIFVHQFYSFIKCRTTVDKQINALQACGKVRLFKLGIDECSLALVVTDDLIEFLNKSYSSNHSIKKFIKVIIPEVRDVCVEKALLKEKFKLTDRDISEFINAGLLTVKSELSYWFSIPSVGEFVKTFIKGRKAVMRTIRKCKYSEILITELEKRSLEKSITQSMQYHIHDVIGAELAKCVDTTSGTVLRFVKMPSTNKKK; this is translated from the exons atgaacaaaaggaaaatatCAGATTATTATGGTTTTAAAAAGAGACCGTATGGCATAACACATAATTATCTGGAAAGTGAAACCAACAATTGTGATATAGGATCAACGttgcaagaattaaaaaaaacttttaagcagAATGATAAGAATCCTCCTATAATTTTTGTTCatcaattttacagttttattaagtgCAGAACTACTGTCGATAAACAAATT aatgctCTACAAGCATGTGGAAAAGTTCGCCTTTTTAAGTTGGGAATAGACGAGTGTTCTCTAGCACTTGTTGTTACAGATGACCTTAtagaatttttgaataaaagttattcatcaaatcattcgattaaaaaattcataaaagtaattattcCTGAAGTTAGAGATGTCTGTGTTGAAAAAgcattacttaaagaaaaatttaaattaactgatcGTGATATAAG TGAGTTTATAAATGCTGGCCTGTTAACTGTAAAATCAGAGTTAAGTTACTGGTTTTCTATACCATCTGTTGgagaatttgttaaaacttttattaaaggaAGGAAAGCTGTTATGAGAACAATTCGTAAATGTAAATACAGCGAAATTCTTATAACG gaacTTGAAAAAAGGTCTCTGGAAAAATCTATCACACAATCAATGCAATATCATATACATGATGTAATTGGTGCTGAATTAGCTAAATG